The Drosophila gunungcola strain Sukarami chromosome X unlocalized genomic scaffold, Dgunungcola_SK_2 000034F, whole genome shotgun sequence genome has a segment encoding these proteins:
- the LOC128260615 gene encoding LOW QUALITY PROTEIN: fizzy-related protein homolog (The sequence of the model RefSeq protein was modified relative to this genomic sequence to represent the inferred CDS: deleted 1 base in 1 codon), with protein MFSPEYEKRILKHCSPVARNLFDNLESSTTPTSLDRFIPCRANNNWQTNFASINKSNDNSPQTSKKQRDCGETARDSLAYSCLLKNELLGSAIDDVKTAGEERNENAYTPAAKRSLFKYQSPTKQDYNGECPYSLSPVSAKSQKLLRSPRKATRKISRIPFKVLDAPELQDDFYLNLVDWSSQNVLAVGLGSCVYLWSACTSQVTRLCDLSPDANTVTSVSWNERGNTVAVGTHHGYVTVWDVAANKQINKLNGHSARVGALAWNSDILSSGSRDRWIIQRDTRTPQLQSERRLAGHRQEVCGLKWSPDNQYLASGGNDNRLYVWNQHSVNPVQSYTEHMAAVKAIAWSPHHHGLLASGGGTADRCIRFWNTLTGQPMQCVDTGSQVCNLAWSKHSSELVSTHGYSQNQILVWKYPSLTQVAKLTGHSYRVLYLALSPDGEAIVTGAGDETLRFWNVFSKARSQKENKSVLNLFANIR; from the exons AGCCAACAACAACTGGCAGACGAACTTCGCGTCGATCAACAAGTCAAATGACAACTCGCCGCAGACGAGCAAGAAGCAGCGGGACTGC GGGGAAACGGCACGCGATAGTCTGGCCTACTCCTGCCTCCTGAAGAACGAGCTCCTGGGATCGGCGATCGACGACGTGAAGACCGCCGGCGAGGAGCGGAACGAGAATGCCTACACGCCGGCCGCCAAGCGGAGTCTCTTCAAGTACCAGTCACCCACCAAGCAG GACTACAATGGCGAGTGCCCGTACTCGTTGTCACCGGTCAGCGCCAAAAGTCAGAAGCTGTTGCGATCGCCGCGCAAGGCCACACGCAAGATCTCGCGCATACCCTTCAAGGTCCTGGACGCTCCGGAGCTGCAGGACGACTTTTATCTGAACCTGGTCGACTGGTCGTCGCAGAATGTGCTGGCAGTGGGCCTGGGCAGCTGCGTCTACCTCTGGAGCGCTTGCACCAGTCAG GTTACCCGCCTGTGTGATCTCAGTCCGGACGCGAACACGGTGACCTCGGTGTCGTGGAACGAGCGTGGCAACACCGTGGCCGTGGGCACGCATCACGGCTACGTGACCGTCTGGGATGTGGCGGCCAACAAGCAGATCAACAAGCTGAATGGCCACTCGGCGCGTGTGGGTGCGCTGGCCTGGAACAGTGACATCCTGTCGAGTGGGTCGCGCGATCGCTGGATTATCCAGCGGGACACGAGGACACCGCAACTGCAGTCGGAACGGCGCTTGGCCGGCCATCGGCAGGAGGTGTGCGGCCTGAAATGGTCGCCGGACAATCAGTACTTGGCCAGCGGCGGCAACGACAATCGGCTGTATGTGTGGAACCAGCACTCGGTGAATCCCGTGCAATCGTACACGGAACATATGGCGGCGGTGAAGGCGATCGCCTGGTCACCGCATCACCACGGACTCTTGGCCAGCGGCGGCGGAACGGCGGACAGGTGCATTCGATTCTGGAACACGCTGACGGGCCAGCCCATGCAGTGCGTGGACACGGGGTCGCAGGTGTGCAATCTGGCCTGGTCCAAGCACTCCTCGGAGCTGGTCTCCACGCACGGCTACTCGCAGAACCAGATACTCGTGTGGAAGTATCCCTCGCTGACGCAGGTGGCCAAGCTGACGGGTCACTCGTATCGAGTGCTTTATTTGGCCCTCAGTCCCGATGGCGAGGCCATTGTTACGGGCGCCGGCGACGAAACGCTGCGGTTTTGGAACGTATTCAGCAAGGCACGCAGCCAAAAGGAGAACAAATCGGTGCTGAATCTGTTTGCCAACATCAGATAG